From Micromonospora echinaurantiaca:
AACACGCCACGACGAGAATGGCCGCTGTGGTGGAGTACCCCGGCGGCGTCGAAGATGTGCACGTGATCACCGACGTGCCGCCGACGAACGCGCCCGCGCCCGACCCCGAGCGGATCCGGCTCGCCCAGGCCGACGCGGGGGAGCAGGACTGGCGGGCATGGGGTCCGTATCTGTCCGAACGGGCGTGGGGGACGGTGCGGGAGGACTACAGCGAGCACGGCACGGCGTGGGACTACTTTCCCCACGACCACGCCCGGTCCCGAGCCTACCGGTGGAGCGAGGACGGGATGGCGGGCGTCTGCGACGACCGGCAGACGTTCTGCTTCGCCCTCGCCCTGTGGAACGGCCGCGACCCGATCCTCAAGGAGCGGATGTTCGGCCTCGGCGGCGACGGCGGCAACCACGGCGAGGACGCCAAGGACTACTGGTGGTACGAGGACTCCACGCCCACCCACTCGTGGATGCGCTGGCGCTACCACTACCCGCAGGCCGCCTTCCCGTACGACGAGCTGGTCGCGGTCAACGCGCTGCGCGGCCGGGACGACACCGAGTACGAGCTGGTCGACACCGGCATCTTCGACGACGACCGGTACTGGGCGGTGACCGTCGACTACGCGAAGGCGTCGCCGACCGACCTGTGCGTCGTGATCACGGTGGCCAACCGGGGCGACCGGGACGACCGGCTGCACGTGCTGCCCACCCTGTGGTTCCGCAACACCTGGGCATGGGGGCTGCCCGGCGGCGACCGGATCCCCCGGCTGGTCGGGGAGGGGTCCCGGCTGGTCGGCGAGCACCGGGTGCTCGGCCAGCTGCTGCTGGAGGGGGAGGGGGCGCCGACCCCGCTGCTCTGCGACAACGACACCAACGCCGAGCGGCTCTGGGGGCTGCCGGGCCGCTCCCGGTACCCGAAGGACGGGATCAACGACCACGTGGTCAACGGCGCGGCGACGGTGAACCCGGCGCGGGAGGGCACCAAGGGCGCCCTGCACTACGTGCTGGACGTGCCGGCCGGCGAGCAGCGGCAGATCAGGTTGCGGCTGACCCGTACCGCCCCGCCGCCCGGCGGCGCGGCGCCGCCGCCGGCGGACCTGGGCGCCGGCTTCGACGCGGTGGTGTGGGCCCGGCGGGCGGAGGCGAACCGGTTCTTCGCCGGGGTGATCCCGGCCGCCGCCACCGCCGACGAGGCCCTGGTGGCGCGGCAGGCCATCGCCGGGCTGATGTGGGGCAAGCAGTTCTACCACTTCGACGTGAAGCGGTGGCTGGAGGGCGATCCGGGCTCGGCGCCGCCACCACCGGGCCGCCGGCACGGGCGCAACAGCTCCTGGTGGCACATGACCAGCTTCGACGTGATCTCCATGCCGGACCCGTGGGAGTACCCCTGGTACGCGGCCTGGGACCTGGCCTTCCACTGCGTGAGCATCGCCCGGGTCGACCCGGGCTTCGCCAAGGACCAGCTGCTGCTCCTGCTGCGCGAGTGGTACCTGCACCCGAACGGGCAGATCCCCGCGTACGAATGGGCGTTCGGCGACGTGAACCCGCCGGTGCACGCGTGGGCGGCGTTGAAGGTCTTCGAGATCGACGGGAGCCGGGACCACGACTTCCTGGCCCGGGTGATGCACAAGCTGCTGCTCAACTTCACCTGGTGGGTCAACCGCAAGGACACCGGCGGCAACAACGTCTTCGAGGGCGGCTTCCTCGGGCTGGACAACGTGGGGCCGTTCGACCGGTCGGCGGCGCTGCCGGTGGCCGGGGTGCTGGAGCAGTCCGACGGCACCGGCTGGATGGCCATGTACGCGCTCAACCTGCTCGACATCGCGATCGTGCTGGCCGAGCACGACCGCACCTGGGTGGACACCGCCACCAAGTTCTTCGAGCACTTCGCGTACATCGCGGCGGCGGCGTACTCGCAGGGGCTCTGGGACGACGAGGACGCGTTCTTCTACGACGTGCTGCGGCTGACCGACGGCACCAAGGTCCCGCTGAAGGTCCGCTCGGTGGTGGGGCTGCTGCCGCTGGCGGCGGTCACCCGGCTCACCGCGCGTACCCTGCACCGGCTGCCCGAGTTGGGCGCCCGGCTGCGCTGGTTCCTCACCAACCGCCCGGAGTACGCCGACGTGATCGGCGCCCGCCGGCTCGGCCCGGACGGCCGCCAGCAGCGGCTGCTGTCCATGGTCGGCCCGGAGCAGGTGGTCCGGTTGCTGGCCCGGATGCTCGACACCGACGAGTTCCTCTCCGAGTACGGCCTGCGCACGCTCTCCCGGGCGCATCTGGACAAGCCGTTCGCGGTGACCCTCGGCGGTCAGGAGTTCTGCGTCGGCTACGAGCCGGCCGAGTCGACCAGCGGGCTGTTCGGCGGCAACTCCAACTGGCGCGGGCCGATCTGGATGCCGACCAACTTCCTGCTGATCAGCGCGCTGCGCGACTACGCGGCGTTCTTCGGTGACGACCTCCAGGTGGAGTACCCGACCCGGTCCGGGGTGAAGCGGACGCTCGACGAGATCGCCGACGACCTCTCCGCCCGGCTGATCGCGCTGTTCACCCGGGACGGCTGGGGCCGACGGCCGATCTACGGCGCCTGCCAGCTCTTCCAGACCCACCCGGACTGGCGGGACCTGATCGCCTTCCCGGAGTACTTCCACGGGGACAACGGGGCGGGGCTCGGCGCCTGGCACCAGACCGGCTGGACCGCCCTGGTGGCCGACCTGATCCTCACCCTGCGCCGCTGACCTGCGGATTGTGTCGCGGCGGCGAACAGTCGCCAATCCGTCGCCGACCGCTCACCGTCCGCCACCGCCACTACGCTCGGTGAGGTGTCCGACGACCAGGGCGGTGCCGCCGACCAGCGCGAGGCCGCCGTCCACGCCGACCGGCGTGCCGCCCCGACCCGCCCCGACCCGGGCGGGGCTGTCATCGACGCCGAGCCGGGTGACGGCCCGGTCCACGCCGAGGGCCAGGCCGGGCGTGCGCGTGAGGTGCCGGCCCACGCGGAGGGTCAGCTCGGGGATGGGCGCGAGGTTCCGGGGCACATCGAGCCGGGCGGGGCGGCGGCCATCGTCACGGCGGCCCGGCAGCTGGCCGAGGCGGAGGGCTGGCCGGCGGTCACGCCGCGCCGGCTGGCCGAGCGCGCCGGGGTCGACCTCGGCGTCTTCTACCGGTGCTTCGCCGACCGGGACGCGGTGCTGGCCGCGGTCGCGGTGCGCGGCTTCGCCGAGCTGGCCGTCGCGCTCACCGCCGCCCGGTCGGCCGCCGACGGCCCGCGCCGGGCCTGGTCCGCGGTGGTCTCCGGGTACCTCGACTTCGCCTACGCCAACCCCGAGGTGTACGACGCGATGCTCGCGCACACCCCCGACCTGACCCTCGGCGCGGACCGGGCGCCGGTCACCCCGGCCGCCGCTTTCGCGCAGCTGCGCGCCGCCGTGGCGCCGCTGGCCGCCGGCCGGGACCCGGACACCCTGGCCGAACTCGGCTGGAGCCTGCTGCACGGGGTGGTCATGCTCACCCGTGGCGGCCGACTGCGGCCGGAGGCGCAGGAGCAGCGGGAGGAGATGATCGCCACCCGGCTGCTGGAGCCGCCGGTGGCGCCGGCCCCGCGCCGCGGGAAAGTCCCTGGGCGCTCCGGCGGTGGTGCCCTATAGTTCCCCGCCGGGCCGGGCGGTGACCGGCCCGGCACGGGGAGGGGACGGCATGACGGACGGTGGCGTGACGGTGTCCCCGGGGCAGGTGTTGGTGTTCGACGCCGACGACACGCTCTGGGAGAACAACGTGCTCTTCGAGCGGGTGATCGACGACTTCCTGGCGTGGCTGGACCACCCGACCCTGGACCGGGTCGCGATCCGCGCCGTCCTGGACGACATCGAGCGGGCCAACGCCGCCGTGCACGGCTACGGCAGCAGGGTCTTCCTGCACAGCCTCGGCGAGTGCCTGGAGCGGCTGCGCCAGCGGCCGGTCACCGAGGCCGAGCGCCGGGAGAT
This genomic window contains:
- a CDS encoding MGH1-like glycoside hydrolase domain-containing protein; this translates as MAAVVEYPGGVEDVHVITDVPPTNAPAPDPERIRLAQADAGEQDWRAWGPYLSERAWGTVREDYSEHGTAWDYFPHDHARSRAYRWSEDGMAGVCDDRQTFCFALALWNGRDPILKERMFGLGGDGGNHGEDAKDYWWYEDSTPTHSWMRWRYHYPQAAFPYDELVAVNALRGRDDTEYELVDTGIFDDDRYWAVTVDYAKASPTDLCVVITVANRGDRDDRLHVLPTLWFRNTWAWGLPGGDRIPRLVGEGSRLVGEHRVLGQLLLEGEGAPTPLLCDNDTNAERLWGLPGRSRYPKDGINDHVVNGAATVNPAREGTKGALHYVLDVPAGEQRQIRLRLTRTAPPPGGAAPPPADLGAGFDAVVWARRAEANRFFAGVIPAAATADEALVARQAIAGLMWGKQFYHFDVKRWLEGDPGSAPPPPGRRHGRNSSWWHMTSFDVISMPDPWEYPWYAAWDLAFHCVSIARVDPGFAKDQLLLLLREWYLHPNGQIPAYEWAFGDVNPPVHAWAALKVFEIDGSRDHDFLARVMHKLLLNFTWWVNRKDTGGNNVFEGGFLGLDNVGPFDRSAALPVAGVLEQSDGTGWMAMYALNLLDIAIVLAEHDRTWVDTATKFFEHFAYIAAAAYSQGLWDDEDAFFYDVLRLTDGTKVPLKVRSVVGLLPLAAVTRLTARTLHRLPELGARLRWFLTNRPEYADVIGARRLGPDGRQQRLLSMVGPEQVVRLLARMLDTDEFLSEYGLRTLSRAHLDKPFAVTLGGQEFCVGYEPAESTSGLFGGNSNWRGPIWMPTNFLLISALRDYAAFFGDDLQVEYPTRSGVKRTLDEIADDLSARLIALFTRDGWGRRPIYGACQLFQTHPDWRDLIAFPEYFHGDNGAGLGAWHQTGWTALVADLILTLRR
- a CDS encoding TetR/AcrR family transcriptional regulator codes for the protein MSDDQGGAADQREAAVHADRRAAPTRPDPGGAVIDAEPGDGPVHAEGQAGRAREVPAHAEGQLGDGREVPGHIEPGGAAAIVTAARQLAEAEGWPAVTPRRLAERAGVDLGVFYRCFADRDAVLAAVAVRGFAELAVALTAARSAADGPRRAWSAVVSGYLDFAYANPEVYDAMLAHTPDLTLGADRAPVTPAAAFAQLRAAVAPLAAGRDPDTLAELGWSLLHGVVMLTRGGRLRPEAQEQREEMIATRLLEPPVAPAPRRGKVPGRSGGGAL